The proteins below come from a single Miscanthus floridulus cultivar M001 chromosome 1, ASM1932011v1, whole genome shotgun sequence genomic window:
- the LOC136544603 gene encoding sugar transporter ERD6-like 16 isoform X2, which produces MAATHPLSGAASPLLLHCNAAPSVSFRHRRRWQRPTATRHDGRGAQQLPLLVARSLPAAVPPGANGACGAIAASGPGAAAWKAPYRGSEGQGSLWMVFLATAVVVCGSFEFGTCVGYSAPAQAGIVSDIGLSNSEYGVFGSVLTIGAMLGAVTSGRLADILGRKMTIRFAAVVGIFGWLTVYFAKDAMVLYAGRVLLGYCTGVLSYVVPVFISEIAPKGIRGGLATSNQLFICSGCSAAYIIGALVSWRSLVLVGLVPCAVLLVGLFFIPESPRWLVGVGLMIFQQLGGINALGFYTSYIFSSAGFSGKLGITLIGIIQIPITFFGALLMDRSGRRALLLVSSSGTFLGCFLTGLSFYFKAQGLCTQLVPTLALCGILVYYAAYSVGMGPVPWVIMSEIFSIDMKAIAGGFVTLASWIGSFAISYSFNFLMDWNPAGTFFLFSAASLVTVLFVAKLVPETKGRTLEEIQRLLKAT; this is translated from the exons ATGGCTGCAACGCACCCTTTATCCGGCGCAGCATCGCCGCTGCTGCTCCACTGCAACGCCGCCCCTTCCGTCTCTTTCCGCCACCGCAGGCGTTGGCAGCGGCCGACTGCCACACGGCACGACGGCCGCGGCGCGCAGCAGCTGCCGCTGCTGGTCGCGCGGTCCCTGCCGGCAGCAGTGCCTCCGGGAGCCAATGGCGCGTGCGGAGCCATTGCGGCGTCGGGGCCAGGTGCGGCGGCTTGGAAGGCGCCGTACAGGGGAAGCGAGGGGCAAGGGTCGCTGTGGATGGTCTTCCTCGCCACCGCGGTGGTCGTGTGTGGCTCCTTCGAGTTCGGCACCTGT GTGGGGTATTCTGCGCCGGCTCAAGCTGGAATTGTGAGCGACATTGGGTTGTCCAACTCCGAG TATGGTGTCTTTGGATCTGTCTTGACAATTGGAGCAATGCTTGGTGCCGTGACTAGTGGCCGCCTGGCAGACATTCTTGGACGCAAAATG ACCATTCGATTTGCAGCAGTTGTAGGCATTTTTGGCTGGCTTACTGTATATTTTGCCAAG GATGCTATGGTGCTCTATGCTGGAAGAGTTTTGCTGGGATATTGTACTGGAGTTCTTTCCTATGTG GTGCCTGTGTTTATATCTGAAATAGCACCAAAGGGTATCCGAGGAGGCCTAGCAACCTCAAACCAG TTATTCATCTGTTCAGGGTGTTCAGCTGCTTACATTATTGGAGCACTTGTTTCATGGCGCTCTTTGGTTCTAGTAG GATTAGTACCTTGTGCTGTCCTACTTGTGGGGCTTTTCTTCATTCCAGAGTCTCCAAGGTGGCTG GTGGGTGTTGGCCTGATGATTTTTCAGCAACTGGGAGGAATAAATGCCTTAGGTTTCTATACAAGCTATATTTTTTCCTCTGCAG ggttttctggaaaactTGGGATCACCTTGATTGGCATTATTCAG attCCAATCACATTCTTTGGGGCCCTTCTGATGGATAGGAGTGGAAGAAGAGCCCTTCTTTTG GTCTCTTCATCTGGAACATTTCTTGGCTGCTTTCTGACTGGACTATCATTCTATTTTAAG GCACAAGGACTGTGCACACAGCTGGTCCCTACTTTGGCTCTTTGTGGCATACTG GTATACTATGCGGCGTACTCAGTTGGAATGGGCCCAGTTCCTTGGGTTATCATGTCCGAG ATATTCTCGATCGACATGAAAGCAATAGCTGGAGGGTTCGTAACCCTGGCCAGCTGGATCGGTTCCTTTGCAATATCATACTCATTCAACTTCCTCATGGATTGGAACCCCGCAG GTACATTCTTTCTGTTCTCTGCAGCGAGCTTGGTCACTGTGCTGTTCGTGGCAAAGCTAGTACCAGAAACTAAAGGAAGAACACTAGAAGAGATCCAAAGGTTGCTCAAAGCCACATGA
- the LOC136544603 gene encoding sugar transporter ERD6-like 7 isoform X1: MAATHPLSGAASPLLLHCNAAPSVSFRHRRRWQRPTATRHDGRGAQQLPLLVARSLPAAVPPGANGACGAIAASGPGAAAWKAPYRGSEGQGSLWMVFLATAVVVCGSFEFGTCVGYSAPAQAGIVSDIGLSNSEYGVFGSVLTIGAMLGAVTSGRLADILGRKMTIRFAAVVGIFGWLTVYFAKDAMVLYAGRVLLGYCTGVLSYVVPVFISEIAPKGIRGGLATSNQLFICSGCSAAYIIGALVSWRSLVLVGLVPCAVLLVGLFFIPESPRWLANIGKEREFHASLQEFRGEDSDISEEATEIKDYIESIRRLPKARIQDLFQSKNMYAVTVGVGLMIFQQLGGINALGFYTSYIFSSAGFSGKLGITLIGIIQIPITFFGALLMDRSGRRALLLVSSSGTFLGCFLTGLSFYFKAQGLCTQLVPTLALCGILVYYAAYSVGMGPVPWVIMSEIFSIDMKAIAGGFVTLASWIGSFAISYSFNFLMDWNPAGTFFLFSAASLVTVLFVAKLVPETKGRTLEEIQRLLKAT, translated from the exons ATGGCTGCAACGCACCCTTTATCCGGCGCAGCATCGCCGCTGCTGCTCCACTGCAACGCCGCCCCTTCCGTCTCTTTCCGCCACCGCAGGCGTTGGCAGCGGCCGACTGCCACACGGCACGACGGCCGCGGCGCGCAGCAGCTGCCGCTGCTGGTCGCGCGGTCCCTGCCGGCAGCAGTGCCTCCGGGAGCCAATGGCGCGTGCGGAGCCATTGCGGCGTCGGGGCCAGGTGCGGCGGCTTGGAAGGCGCCGTACAGGGGAAGCGAGGGGCAAGGGTCGCTGTGGATGGTCTTCCTCGCCACCGCGGTGGTCGTGTGTGGCTCCTTCGAGTTCGGCACCTGT GTGGGGTATTCTGCGCCGGCTCAAGCTGGAATTGTGAGCGACATTGGGTTGTCCAACTCCGAG TATGGTGTCTTTGGATCTGTCTTGACAATTGGAGCAATGCTTGGTGCCGTGACTAGTGGCCGCCTGGCAGACATTCTTGGACGCAAAATG ACCATTCGATTTGCAGCAGTTGTAGGCATTTTTGGCTGGCTTACTGTATATTTTGCCAAG GATGCTATGGTGCTCTATGCTGGAAGAGTTTTGCTGGGATATTGTACTGGAGTTCTTTCCTATGTG GTGCCTGTGTTTATATCTGAAATAGCACCAAAGGGTATCCGAGGAGGCCTAGCAACCTCAAACCAG TTATTCATCTGTTCAGGGTGTTCAGCTGCTTACATTATTGGAGCACTTGTTTCATGGCGCTCTTTGGTTCTAGTAG GATTAGTACCTTGTGCTGTCCTACTTGTGGGGCTTTTCTTCATTCCAGAGTCTCCAAGGTGGCTG GCCAACATAGGGAAAGAGAGAGAATTCCATGCTTCATTACAGGAGTTTAGGGGGGAAGATTCTGACATTTCTGAAGAGGCTACTGAGATCAAA GATTATATAGAATCAATTCGCCGATTGCCTAAGGCCAGGATTCAAGATTTATTTCAGAGCAAAAATATGTATGCAGTCACA GTGGGTGTTGGCCTGATGATTTTTCAGCAACTGGGAGGAATAAATGCCTTAGGTTTCTATACAAGCTATATTTTTTCCTCTGCAG ggttttctggaaaactTGGGATCACCTTGATTGGCATTATTCAG attCCAATCACATTCTTTGGGGCCCTTCTGATGGATAGGAGTGGAAGAAGAGCCCTTCTTTTG GTCTCTTCATCTGGAACATTTCTTGGCTGCTTTCTGACTGGACTATCATTCTATTTTAAG GCACAAGGACTGTGCACACAGCTGGTCCCTACTTTGGCTCTTTGTGGCATACTG GTATACTATGCGGCGTACTCAGTTGGAATGGGCCCAGTTCCTTGGGTTATCATGTCCGAG ATATTCTCGATCGACATGAAAGCAATAGCTGGAGGGTTCGTAACCCTGGCCAGCTGGATCGGTTCCTTTGCAATATCATACTCATTCAACTTCCTCATGGATTGGAACCCCGCAG GTACATTCTTTCTGTTCTCTGCAGCGAGCTTGGTCACTGTGCTGTTCGTGGCAAAGCTAGTACCAGAAACTAAAGGAAGAACACTAGAAGAGATCCAAAGGTTGCTCAAAGCCACATGA
- the LOC136498861 gene encoding uncharacterized protein, with translation MLLLRGARAAASAWAASTAVAAGASGGRSISIQLTPVAALSSGGRKRKGQRRGEAKPPSPPQPLPRQSKTPSSKKKSGPRPSGEAKKNRPVELEEERGPRRPEGGEARKGNTQQQLQEKAKVKRLVRWKCASGCGACCKLDKGPDFPTPDEIFADHQDDLQLYRSMIGSDGWCINYDKATRTCNIYQDRPSFCRVEPKVFDEFFGVPRSRFDREACSACVDNIKMVYGDDSAELSNFKRVIREESNKMESQNQDKLLDT, from the exons ATGCTCCTGCTACGCGGCGCCagggcggcggcgtcggcgtGGGCGGCATCCACCGCGGTGGCCGCAGGCGCCAGCGGCGGCAGGTCCATATCCATTCAGCTGACCCCCGTCGCCGCATTGTCCTCGGGCGGAAGGAAGAGGAAGGGCCAGCGGCGGGGCGAGGCCAAGCCTCCGAGCCCGCCGCAGCCCCTGCCTCGGCAGAGCAAGACCCCGAGCAGCAAGAAGAAGTCAGGCCCGAGGCCGTCGGGCGAGGCCAAGAAGAATCGCCCGGTGGAGCTGGAAGAAGAGCGCGGCCCGCGGAGGCCGGAGGGCGGCGAGGCGAGGAAGGGGAATACGCAGCAGCAGCTGCAGGAGAAGGCGAAGGTGAAGAGGCTGGTGCGGTGGAAGTGCGCGAGCGGGTGCGGCGCGTGTTGCAAGCTAGACAAGGGCCCCGACTTCCCCACTCCCGACGAGATCTTTGCCGACCATCAGGATGACCTCCAG CTGTACAGGAGTATGATCGGCTCTGATGGATGGTGCATCAACTACGACAAGGCCACCCGCACCTGTAACATCTACCAAG ACCGACCTTCCTTCTGCAGGGTGGAACCAAAGGTTTTTGATGAGTTCTTTGGTGTGCCACGCAGCAGATTTGACCGGGAAGCTTGCAG TGCTTGTGTGGATAACATCAAGATGGTGTATGGTGATGACTCTGCTGAGCTCAGTAATTTCAAGCGTGTGATAAGGGAGGAAAGTAACAAGATGGAAAGCCAGAACCAAGATAAATTGTTGGATACATAG